From Deinococcus radiotolerans:
GAGGTGGGGTGCGGTGCGCCGCACGTCCTCGCAGATGAGGGTCTGGCCGGTTGCGGCGGCGTCACACAGGCGGCGGGCGTAGTTGACCGGCAGCCCGTAGGCACTCAACTGACCACCGACGGGGCCCATCAGGACCGGGCCGCTGGAGATTCCGGCGCGCAGGCGCAGCGTCTGACCCAGGTAGGTCGCCACCGCGAGGCGTGAGGCGCGCTCATGCGCTTCCTGCGCGGCCTCACATGCCTGCGCGGCCTGCGCGGCGGGCCACCAGGCCAGGACAGCGTCGCCCTGATGCTGCAGAACTTGGCCGCCCCGGGCTTCCATGATGAGGATCATGACCTGTACGAACTCCTGCATCAGGGTCATGTAGCTGCCCAGCGAGAGGGCCTGCGCCATGCGGGTGCTGCCGACCAGATCCACCAGCACCATGCAGGCGGGAATCGACTGGTCCTGGGGACCGGGGAGGGGCAGCAGCTGATCGCTCATGGGGATGACCTCATGATGATTGACGATGAGCAGAAAAGGAAGCTTATTTCATTTTGACGTTAAAGTGAAGTTTTAAACAGCAATTCAAAACCCGTTACTCCGCGAGGGACACACAGATGGGGGCACCGAGCGCTGGAAGCAACCGATCGACTCCGCCAGAAGCGAGCAGAGCCGCCTACACCACCACAAAGCCGTGCAGGGGAGGCACCGTCCGGAAGGTCACCGTATCCCCGACCTGCACAGCAGGCAGCGGCGCAAACGACCCCAGCACTAGCGGCAGGCGCGCCCGCACCACCAGCACCTGCCGCCAGACCTCCAGCACCACCCCGTGTCCCTCGATGCCCGACACACCCAGCACCTGCAACTGCTCGGAGCGGTCCTCACGGTCCGTCAGGGACCGCAGGGACCCGTCCTCCAGCACGCCATGCACCACCAGCCGCGCCGGCCCTGGCTGCGCCGCGTACGGACCGCTGCGGTCAAAGACGTACAGGACCCGCCCCGCCACCCCGAACTCCAGCAGCGGACTGCCCTCCCGCGCCGGGTAGAGCGTCCCCTCGGCTGCAAACCCGGCGTACCGCGCCGCGAATTCCCGCTCCGAGGTTTCCAGGGTCACGCCCGCCCGCGCCGCTTCCGTCATGCGCGCCAGTCTAGCGTTCACGCCCGCCAGTCAGTCCCCGCGCCTCCAGGGTGCCCAGGTCCGGCCGCCCGATCCCCGCTGCGTCCAGCAGCGCGTCAGCCCGCTCCAGCGCGAACGTGCCCTCCACCTCACGCTGCACGTGAATCAGGCACAGCCCCTGCAGGCGCTCCAGCCGGGCCCACGCCACACTGCCCGGCAGCTCGGCGTCGCGCGCGCGGGCCAGCAGCACCGCCGCCCACCGCTCATCCCCCTCCACAAAGGCCTGCGCGGCGTCCAGCGGTATCCAGTCCAGTCCCTCCGGACCGGGGCCGGTCAGGTCAGGGTGCGCCACGTCACGTCCACCACCACGCCCACCAGCATGGTCAGCGCCAGCCACATGTTCGCGTCGAAGAAGGCCACGTTCACCCGCGCCAGATCATCCGGATTCACGATTCGGTGCTCGAACAGCAGGATGCCGCCCATCGCCAGCGCCGCCAGGTAATACCAGAAGCTCGCACCCGTCAGCACCCCCACGAGCAGCAGCAGCGCGAACGTCAACGCGTGACTGACCGCAGCGATCCGCAGGGCCCGCGGAATCCCGAAGCGCGCCGGGATGCTCCTGATCCCGTTCGCCACGTCAAAGTCACGGTCCATCGTCGCGTAGATTACGTCCAGACCGATCATCCAGAAGATCACGACCGCCCACAGCGCCCACGCTGGCGGGGCGAACTCACCCGTCACCGCAATCCAGCCCCCGGCGGCCGCCGCGCCGTCCGTCACGCCCAGCCACGCGT
This genomic window contains:
- a CDS encoding adenylate/guanylate cyclase domain-containing protein — translated: MSDQLLPLPGPQDQSIPACMVLVDLVGSTRMAQALSLGSYMTLMQEFVQVMILIMEARGGQVLQHQGDAVLAWWPAAQAAQACEAAQEAHERASRLAVATYLGQTLRLRAGISSGPVLMGPVGGQLSAYGLPVNYARRLCDAAATGQTLICEDVRRTAPHLPVQSCPPLALAGFGPSCTAYQLRGTHIDARMKVD
- the mqnP gene encoding menaquinone biosynthesis prenyltransferase MqnP translates to MSGVRVKTFLDLVKFEHTVFALPFAYAGMLLASMQENGTGWPGWHVLVWVTVAMAAARTAAMGANRVIDRFIDARNPRTAGREVPSGKISPAQAWALVVVSLVVLVVAAAQLNPLCLALLPLAVVFLIGYPYTKRFTWLCHAWLGVTDGAAAAGGWIAVTGEFAPPAWALWAVVIFWMIGLDVIYATMDRDFDVANGIRSIPARFGIPRALRIAAVSHALTFALLLLVGVLTGASFWYYLAALAMGGILLFEHRIVNPDDLARVNVAFFDANMWLALTMLVGVVVDVTWRTLT